The Candidatus Poribacteria bacterium genomic sequence TCAACTGCTGGATATGGGACCAGATGTATTTGATGCTACCGTTGACACAAACATCCTGCTTTTTCAAAAGATTGTCTCCGATGTACCCACTGCCTTCGTAGGTGTATCTCTCGGTGCCGATTTTAACAGACAAACCGGTAACATCGCCCAATATTTGAGTGATAATGGCGCGACTGTGGAGATGCTCGCTGAAGGGGAACCCTGGGCGATACTTTCGTCTGCTGAACTCGCTCTGAAACGTAAAATAGAGAATATCGGTAAACCGCTCAAAGATTGGGATATAAACATTTATCGTGGAATTGTAACAGGTTGTAATGAAGCATTCATCATAGATAAAACCAAACGTGAGCAACTCATAGCACAAGACCCGAAGTCAGCAGAAATCATCAAACCACTTTTGCGTGGAAAAGACATTAAACGCTACTACACCAGACCATCAGGATTTTACATTCTGGCAACTGGTTACGACTTGAATATTCTGAACAACTATCCTTCTATTTTCGGTCACCTTGAGGATATAGGAAAACAGATAGACTCCGGAAGAATAAAAGCGAAAGGTAAAGGAGTATTTGAAAGAGACGACCAAGGTGAAAATTGGTGGAATCTCAGGGCTTGTGCTTACTATGCTGAATTTGATAAGGAGAAGATTGTTTGGCAAGAAATGGCGAAGGAAGGAACGTTTTTTATTGATAGAAACAAATTCTATTCGCTTGATACGACTCGGATATTAACAGGCGAACACCTTACCTACTTGCTTGGTATCTTAAATTCAACGTTTTTTCTGTTCGCATTCAAGAATTACTATGCGGGTGGTCATTTGGGTTCAAAAGGTGTCAGATTTAAGAGTGAATTTATGAAAAATTTCCCTATTCCACCTATCACAGATGTAAATCAAAATCTTGTCGCAAAAATTGAAAACAAGGTTGATGCAATCCTTGCAGCAAAAGCCGTAACCCCAGACACCAACACCACAGACTTGGAAAATGAGATTGACAAACTGGTATACGCTTTATACGACCTAACCAACGATGAAATTGCGATTGTGGAGGGACAAGAGTGAATAAAGGACTAAAAATTTTCATTACCTATGCACATAAAAATTCAGAGGCAAAAGATAAATTGATAACCCACCTTGCCGTCATGAAGCAAAACGGATTAATTGATGTCTGGCATGACAACGAAATTCTACCCGGAGACAAGTGGCGGGATGCAATTTTCAACAACCTTGCCGATTCGGATATTTTACTCTATCTTACTTGCCCGTATAGTCTTGCTTCTGAAAATTGCAATAAAGAGTTGACTGCTGCGTTAAATCCAAACATAAGAGTGATTCCGATTATCCTTGAACACTGCGATTGGCAAAATCACCAACTCAGCGAATTTCAAGCTCTTCCTGAAAAAGGCAAGCCAATTTATGATATTAGCGAATGGAATCCTGAGAGCAAAGGGTGGATGAGTGTGGTAGCGGGAATCCGAAAGGTTGTAAACGAAATGCAATCTCAAGCAAAGCCCTCACCCAGTGTAACACCTGAGGAAATAGAAACCCTTGCTTTCTTAGCGTTCCATCGGGGTAACTTCATGATGATGCTGGATCAAATAGACGAAGCGTTAAAAGTCTACTCACGTGTAATCGAACTCAGCCCGAATAATGCTGAAGCCTATAACAACCGTGGATGTGCCTTTCAAATGAAAGGTGAGTATAACCGTGCTACAGCAGATTATAGTAAAGCAATTGAAATATCGCCTGATTGTCCTATATTTTACAATAACCGTGGTGCTGCTTACAGTGCAAAAGGCGAGTATGACCGTGCTATAGAGGAACATAATAAAGCCATTGAAATAAATCCGAATCGTGCTAAACCCTATAACAATCTTGCTACTGCTTACAGTGCAAAAGGCGAGTATGACCGTGCTATAGCAGCATGCAATACAGCAATCAGAATTTCTCCTGATTATACCGATCCTTATGTTAATCGTGGAGTTGCTTATGGCGAAAAAGGTGAGTATGACCGTGCTATAGAGGAACATAATAAAGCCATTGAAATAAATCCGAATCATGCTACAGCCTATGCTAATAGAGGTAATACTTACAATAAAAAAGAGATGTATGACCATGCTATAGCAGATTGTAGTAAAGCGATTGAAATAGACTCTCACGATGCTTTTTCGTACAACAATCGCGGATTTGCTTATGGCGAAAAGGGTGAGTATAACCGTGCTATAACTGATTGTAATAAAGCGATTGAAATAGACCCTCATTATAGCAGTGCCTATAATACACGAGGTGTAGCTTACAGCGGAAAAGAGATGTATGAGCGTGCTATAGCAGATTTTGATAAATGTATTAGTCTAAATCCTTCCTATATGACTGCACGTAAAAATCGTAAAGATGCTTTTCTGTTGAGACGCCATGCAGAATAGTCAACATAAACCAAAATTTAAACGCAATAAGTGGTTAAAACGAATTTAACCAATCCCAAAACTACTAATTGCGAAATTGTTTTCTTAACAGATAAATTGATCAGGACTTACGCCCGAACAAATTAGTAAACTGCTTACACCGACAGTTCCAAATCCTCGGAGGGAAAGAAGATGAACAAACCCAGAGTTTTCGCAGACTTCCACAACACAGACGCAAAAGGCAGAGCGAGGTTGAACTGTGCCGGGACGATAGCGAATCTCGAACGTCAGGGAATTGCGCTGCAAGCTGGACAATCCCTTAGCATCTATAGCGAAGAGTTGGAGGTCGAAGGTGTTGTTCAATACTCGGAAGAAGAAAAATTGTGGACAGCAGTGATTGATTGGAATGCTATTCAAGAGGTAGAACCTGTCACCTCTCAACTTACAATTCAGGACATCATCCGCGAGATAAAGAAAAAATCGAAAGGCGGCGGTTATATCTATCGCGGTGAACGTAAATGTAATCCAAAAGTTTCCTCAAAACTCTATCGTGATTTTGAGATTGAAACTGGAAATTTTAATATAGACCTTGTCGAAAAAGAGATGCTGGCTGCTGCAAAAAAACATACAGGGGACCTCCCCCAGGACTTTCGCCTGGAT encodes the following:
- a CDS encoding class I SAM-dependent DNA methyltransferase; this translates as QLLDMGPDVFDATVDTNILLFQKIVSDVPTAFVGVSLGADFNRQTGNIAQYLSDNGATVEMLAEGEPWAILSSAELALKRKIENIGKPLKDWDINIYRGIVTGCNEAFIIDKTKREQLIAQDPKSAEIIKPLLRGKDIKRYYTRPSGFYILATGYDLNILNNYPSIFGHLEDIGKQIDSGRIKAKGKGVFERDDQGENWWNLRACAYYAEFDKEKIVWQEMAKEGTFFIDRNKFYSLDTTRILTGEHLTYLLGILNSTFFLFAFKNYYAGGHLGSKGVRFKSEFMKNFPIPPITDVNQNLVAKIENKVDAILAAKAVTPDTNTTDLENEIDKLVYALYDLTNDEIAIVEGQE
- a CDS encoding tetratricopeptide repeat protein, with amino-acid sequence MNKGLKIFITYAHKNSEAKDKLITHLAVMKQNGLIDVWHDNEILPGDKWRDAIFNNLADSDILLYLTCPYSLASENCNKELTAALNPNIRVIPIILEHCDWQNHQLSEFQALPEKGKPIYDISEWNPESKGWMSVVAGIRKVVNEMQSQAKPSPSVTPEEIETLAFLAFHRGNFMMMLDQIDEALKVYSRVIELSPNNAEAYNNRGCAFQMKGEYNRATADYSKAIEISPDCPIFYNNRGAAYSAKGEYDRAIEEHNKAIEINPNRAKPYNNLATAYSAKGEYDRAIAACNTAIRISPDYTDPYVNRGVAYGEKGEYDRAIEEHNKAIEINPNHATAYANRGNTYNKKEMYDHAIADCSKAIEIDSHDAFSYNNRGFAYGEKGEYNRAITDCNKAIEIDPHYSSAYNTRGVAYSGKEMYERAIADFDKCISLNPSYMTARKNRKDAFLLRRHAE